A genomic segment from Epinephelus fuscoguttatus linkage group LG17, E.fuscoguttatus.final_Chr_v1 encodes:
- the LOC125904203 gene encoding gastrula zinc finger protein XlCGF26.1-like isoform X1 — translation MSKVQMLRAFVNQRLTAAAEEIFELFETTIAEYEEKLEFSSKENHRQRKLLDAVYNSEVRSHRAVSTDVQQPFVVKEEVSPEQQEWSSSLVQEDPEPPHIKEEQEELWSSQEGEQLQGLEEADVKFTFTSVSVKSEEDDEEIPQSSQFYNRQTEQMETEADGEDCGGPEPARDSDSDTHLQPDTIERTLRSEPETDDSRDWEETQESQSDSNLLQNNEVPVSDMDCNTGKTSLRDHAGKNCFTCSVCKANFSLSNSLVKHMRIHTEEKPFCCTVCSKRFAQRQHLRRHLTFHSGVKPFSCSVCSKKFTLKQNMKRHLVVHTGEKPFSCSICSKGFALKGDLRRHLTVHTGEKPFSCSVCNKRYTRPCFVKRHKCVGESSNNNSSCGDAC, via the exons atgtctaAAGTTCAAATGCTGAGAGCCTTTGTCAACCAGCGACTAACTGCGGCTGCTGAAGAGATCTTTGAGCTGTTTGAAACAACGATAGCAGAGTACGAGGAGAAACTTGAGTTCAGTTCAAAAGAGAATCACCGACAACGGAAACTACTGGACGCTGTTTACAACTCTGAAGTTCGGTcacacagagcag TCTCCACAGATGTCCAGCAGCCGTTTgtggttaaagaagaggtttcccctgagcagcaggagtggagctccagtctggtccaggaggacccagagcccccacacattaaagaggaacaaGAGGAACTCTggagcagtcaggagggagagcagcttcaagggctggaggaggctgaTGTCAAGTTCACATTCACTTCTGTCTCTGTGAAGAGtgaagaagatgatgaggagataCCCCAGTCCTCACAGTTTTATaacagacaaactgaacagatggaaacagaagctgatggagaggactgtggaggacCAGAACCAGCCAGGGACTCAGATTCAGACACACATCTACAACCAGACACCATTGAGAGGACTTTACGCTCTGAacctgagactgatgacagTAGAGATTGGGAGGAGACACAGGAATCTCAGTCAGATTCAAACTTGTTGCAAAACAATGAAGTACCCGTCAGTGATATGGACTGTAATactggaaaaacatcattaagAGATCATGCGGGAAAAAATTGTTTCACCTGTTCAGTTTGTAAAGCAAATTTCAGTCTCAGTAACAGTTTGGTTAAACATATGAGAATCCACACAGAGGAGAAACCATTTTGTTGTACAGTTTGTAGTAAAAGATTCGCACAGAGGCAACACCTGAGACGACACTTGACTTTCCACTCAGGGGTGAAACCATTCAGTTGTTCAGTTTGCAGTAAAAAATTTacactaaaacaaaatatgaaacgACATTTGGTTGTCCACACAGGGGAGAAACCATTTAGTTGTTCAATCTGTAGTAAAGGATTTGCACTAAAGGGAGATTTGAGACGACacctgactgtccacacaggagagaaaccatttagttgCAGCGTTTGCAATAAAAGATACACTCGGCCCTGTTTTGTCAAAAGACACAAGTGTGTTGGTGAGAGCAGCAATAATAATTCAAGCTGTGGAGATGCttgttga
- the LOC125904203 gene encoding gastrula zinc finger protein XlCGF8.2DB-like isoform X2 — protein sequence MDPQCPVSTDVQQPFVVKEEVSPEQQEWSSSLVQEDPEPPHIKEEQEELWSSQEGEQLQGLEEADVKFTFTSVSVKSEEDDEEIPQSSQFYNRQTEQMETEADGEDCGGPEPARDSDSDTHLQPDTIERTLRSEPETDDSRDWEETQESQSDSNLLQNNEVPVSDMDCNTGKTSLRDHAGKNCFTCSVCKANFSLSNSLVKHMRIHTEEKPFCCTVCSKRFAQRQHLRRHLTFHSGVKPFSCSVCSKKFTLKQNMKRHLVVHTGEKPFSCSICSKGFALKGDLRRHLTVHTGEKPFSCSVCNKRYTRPCFVKRHKCVGESSNNNSSCGDAC from the exons ATGGACCCACAATGTCCAG TCTCCACAGATGTCCAGCAGCCGTTTgtggttaaagaagaggtttcccctgagcagcaggagtggagctccagtctggtccaggaggacccagagcccccacacattaaagaggaacaaGAGGAACTCTggagcagtcaggagggagagcagcttcaagggctggaggaggctgaTGTCAAGTTCACATTCACTTCTGTCTCTGTGAAGAGtgaagaagatgatgaggagataCCCCAGTCCTCACAGTTTTATaacagacaaactgaacagatggaaacagaagctgatggagaggactgtggaggacCAGAACCAGCCAGGGACTCAGATTCAGACACACATCTACAACCAGACACCATTGAGAGGACTTTACGCTCTGAacctgagactgatgacagTAGAGATTGGGAGGAGACACAGGAATCTCAGTCAGATTCAAACTTGTTGCAAAACAATGAAGTACCCGTCAGTGATATGGACTGTAATactggaaaaacatcattaagAGATCATGCGGGAAAAAATTGTTTCACCTGTTCAGTTTGTAAAGCAAATTTCAGTCTCAGTAACAGTTTGGTTAAACATATGAGAATCCACACAGAGGAGAAACCATTTTGTTGTACAGTTTGTAGTAAAAGATTCGCACAGAGGCAACACCTGAGACGACACTTGACTTTCCACTCAGGGGTGAAACCATTCAGTTGTTCAGTTTGCAGTAAAAAATTTacactaaaacaaaatatgaaacgACATTTGGTTGTCCACACAGGGGAGAAACCATTTAGTTGTTCAATCTGTAGTAAAGGATTTGCACTAAAGGGAGATTTGAGACGACacctgactgtccacacaggagagaaaccatttagttgCAGCGTTTGCAATAAAAGATACACTCGGCCCTGTTTTGTCAAAAGACACAAGTGTGTTGGTGAGAGCAGCAATAATAATTCAAGCTGTGGAGATGCttgttga